The following proteins are co-located in the Anoplopoma fimbria isolate UVic2021 breed Golden Eagle Sablefish chromosome 18, Afim_UVic_2022, whole genome shotgun sequence genome:
- the tab2 gene encoding TGF-beta-activated kinase 1 and MAP3K7-binding protein 2 isoform X1: MAQGSHQIDIQVLHDLRQKFPEVPEGVVSQCVLQNNNNLDACCEYLSQVSPGYLYSEEGNLGFSDDPGFIRLRNHMTQLNLGLQSQNVHAAPVRDGLRMNGSRTLAHSLSDGPLQKGTAPTTDFFPQDPHTAPVQVPPSINVFGGMEPTRKPQPPQHLGLYPLGGKGSTMGVQQTPRFNPITVTLAPHIQTGRNTPTSLHIHGGPQPGLGSPQGNSIYIRPYVSQSGTTRQNQQQGGRAQYSPTSQPQQQIYQISHPSSLSGSWSGPQHASSSHTSQHQTQGHQTSHVYMPISSPTNPQAPSILPAGSQASSSGVSSCSSSSSSSSVMPTSLSTISQYNIQNISTGPRKNQIEIKLESPQRSNSTTTTAVLRTGSGPRSSSTSSSCPSSSSCSTGVATVPTTPLSIGGPGLSRSQPTVYISASPPTAATTPSEEAVVASAGSRSQPKFYISANASSDDSGGRNPPTVYISANPPLQGPSGARNMGGQVSMGPAYIHHHPPKSRASLGGGGPASSPRVVVTQPNTKYTFKITVSPNKPPAVSPGVVSPTFEPNNLLSLPSDHHFVEPDPLHLSDPLSPHRERPSEPRRLSMGSDDAAYTQALLVHQKARMERLWHELELKKKKLEKLKEEVNEMENDLTRRRLERSNSASQIPSIEEMKQLRCKNRLLQIDIDCLTKEIDLRQTRGPHFNLSAIHNFYDNMGFLGPVPPKPKGTLSIDRRGCRYNVTSELMMEPSTGPSPPLPLEPGSKIVKPIADQEEDEGMQWNCTACTFLNHPALNRCEQCDFPRHF; the protein is encoded by the exons ATGGCCCAGGGAAGCCACCAGATTGACATTCAGGTTTTGCATGACCTGCGCCAGAAGTTCCCTGAAGTCCCAGAGGGTGTTGTGTCCCAGTGTGTTCTGCAG AACAACAACAATTTAGACGCCTGCTGTGAATACTTGTCCCAGGTCAGTCCGGGCTACCTGTACAGCGAAGAAGGAAACCTCGGCTTCTCCGACGATCCCGGCTTCATCAGGCTTCGTAATCACATGACCCAGCTGAACCTGGGCTTGCAGTCTCAGAATGTGCACGCGGCCCCGGTCCGGGACGGCCTGAGAATGAACGGCAGTCGAACTCTGGCCCACAGCCTGAGCGACGGGCCCCTCCAGAAAGGCACGGCCCCCACCACTGACTTCTTTCCGCAGGATCCCCACACAGCCCCAGTGCAGGTGCCCCCCAGCATCAATGTGTTTGGCGGGATGGAGCCCACACGCAAACCGCAGCCTCCACAGCACCTCGGACTCTACCCTCTGGGTGGCAAAGGATCAACTATGGGTGTCCAGCAGACACCGCGCTTCAACCCCATCACCGTGACGCTAGCGCCCCATATCCAGACGGGCCGCAACACACCAACTTCTTTGCACATACACGGCGGTCCACAGCCGGGCCTCGGCAGTCCGCAGGGTAACTCCATATACATCCGGCCCTATGTTAGCCAGTCTGGTACGACCCGGCAGAACCAGCAGCAGGGAGGCAGGGCCCAGTACAGCCCCACCTCCCAGCCCCAGCAGCAGATCTACCAGATCTCACACCCCTCCTCCCTGTCTGGCTCCTGGTCCGGCCCTCAGCACGCCTCCTCCTCACATACCTCACAGCACCAGACCCAGGGCCACCAGACCTCTCACGTCTACATGCCGATCAGCTCCCCCACGAATCCCCAGGCGCCCTCCATCCTCCCTGCTGGAAGCCAGGCCTCTTCCTCCGGCGTCTCATcatgctcctcttcctcctcctcctcctctgtcatgCCCACCTCCCTGTCCACCATCAGCCAGTACAACATCCAGAACATCTCCACTGGCCCACGGAAGAATCAGATAGAGATCAAACTTGAATCTCCTCAGAGGAGCAACTCCACAACCACGACTGCAGTGCTGCGGACGGGCAGCGGGCCCCggtcctcctccacttcctcctcctgcccttcctcttcctcctgttcgACCGGGGTGGCTACTGTCCCCACCACCCCTCTCTCCATCGGAGGCCCTGGTCTGAGCCGCAGCCAGCCCACTGTTTACATCTCTGCCAGCCCGCCTACTGCTGCTACCACTCCCTCTGAGGAGGCTGTCGTGGCCTCAGCCGGCTCCCGCTCTCAACCCAAGTTTTACATTTCTGCCAACGCCTCCAGCGACGACAGTGGGGGTAGGAACCCTCCCACAGTCTACATCTCAGCCAACCCTCCATTGCAGGGGCCCTCAGGTGCCAGGAACATGGGGGGCCAAGTGAGCATGGGCCCCGCGTACATCCACCACCATCCACCGAAGTCCCGTGCCTCTCTAGGAGGGGGAGGCCCGGCTTCTTCCCCCCGCGTGGTGGTGACACAGCCCAACACCAAATACACTTTTAAAATCACAGTGTCCCCCAACAAACCCCCTGCTGTGTCCCCTGGAGTCGTGTCCCCTACGTTTGAGCCCAACAACCTCCTCAGCCTTCCCTCAGACCACCACTTCGTGGAGCCAGACCCGCTCCATCTCTCAGACCCGCTGTCGCCACACAGGGAGAGGCCGAGCGAGCCGCGCAGACTCAGCATGGGCTCAGATGATGCAGCATACACACAAG cGTTGTTGGTCCATCAGAAGGCCCGCATGGAGAGGCTGTGGCACGAGCtggagctgaagaagaagaagctggagaAGCTAAAAGAGGAGGTCAACGAGATGGAGAACGACCTGACCAGGAGACGGCTGGAGAGATCCAACTCGGCCTCCCAAATTCCTTCT ATCGAGGAAATGAAGCAGCTGCGATGCAAAAACAGGTTACTGCAGATCGACATTGACTGCCTCACCAAAGAAATTGATCTCCGTCAAACCAGAG GACCACACTTTAATCTTAGTGCAATCCATAATTTTTATGACAACATGGGATTCCTTGGTCCTGTCCCACCCAAACCCAAAGGTACTTTATCTATTG ACAGGAGAGGATGTAGATATAATGTGACCTCTGAGCTCATGATGGAGCCCTCCACTggtccctcccctcctctcccactTG AACCGGGCAGTAAGATTGTGAAGCCCATCGCAGACCAGGAGGAAGACGAGGGGATGCAGTGGAACTGCACCGCCTGCACCTTCCTCAACCACCCCGCCCTCAACCGCTGTGAACAGTGCGATTTCCCGCGTCACTTCTGA
- the tab2 gene encoding TGF-beta-activated kinase 1 and MAP3K7-binding protein 2 isoform X4: MAQGSHQIDIQVLHDLRQKFPEVPEGVVSQCVLQNNNNLDACCEYLSQVSPGYLYSEEGNLGFSDDPGFIRLRNHMTQLNLGLQSQNVHAAPVRDGLRMNGSRTLAHSLSDGPLQKGTAPTTDFFPQDPHTAPVQVPPSINVFGGMEPTRKPQPPQHLGLYPLGGKGSTMGVQQTPRFNPITVTLAPHIQTGRNTPTSLHIHGGPQPGLGSPQGNSIYIRPYVSQSGTTRQNQQQGGRAQYSPTSQPQQQIYQISHPSSLSGSWSGPQHASSSHTSQHQTQGHQTSHVYMPISSPTNPQAPSILPAGSQASSSGVSSCSSSSSSSSVMPTSLSTISQYNIQNISTGPRKNQIEIKLESPQRSNSTTTTAVLRTGSGPRSSSTSSSCPSSSSCSTGVATVPTTPLSIGGPGLSRSQPTVYISASPPTAATTPSEEAVVASAGSRSQPKFYISANASSDDSGGRNPPTVYISANPPLQGPSGARNMGGQVSMGPAYIHHHPPKSRASLGGGGPASSPRVVVTQPNTKYTFKITVSPNKPPAVSPGVVSPTFEPNNLLSLPSDHHFVEPDPLHLSDPLSPHRERPSEPRRLSMGSDDAAYTQALLVHQKARMERLWHELELKKKKLEKLKEEVNEMENDLTRRRLERSNSASQIPSIEEMKQLRCKNRLLQIDIDCLTKEIDLRQTRGPHFNLSAIHNFYDNMGFLGPVPPKPKEPGSKIVKPIADQEEDEGMQWNCTACTFLNHPALNRCEQCDFPRHF; the protein is encoded by the exons ATGGCCCAGGGAAGCCACCAGATTGACATTCAGGTTTTGCATGACCTGCGCCAGAAGTTCCCTGAAGTCCCAGAGGGTGTTGTGTCCCAGTGTGTTCTGCAG AACAACAACAATTTAGACGCCTGCTGTGAATACTTGTCCCAGGTCAGTCCGGGCTACCTGTACAGCGAAGAAGGAAACCTCGGCTTCTCCGACGATCCCGGCTTCATCAGGCTTCGTAATCACATGACCCAGCTGAACCTGGGCTTGCAGTCTCAGAATGTGCACGCGGCCCCGGTCCGGGACGGCCTGAGAATGAACGGCAGTCGAACTCTGGCCCACAGCCTGAGCGACGGGCCCCTCCAGAAAGGCACGGCCCCCACCACTGACTTCTTTCCGCAGGATCCCCACACAGCCCCAGTGCAGGTGCCCCCCAGCATCAATGTGTTTGGCGGGATGGAGCCCACACGCAAACCGCAGCCTCCACAGCACCTCGGACTCTACCCTCTGGGTGGCAAAGGATCAACTATGGGTGTCCAGCAGACACCGCGCTTCAACCCCATCACCGTGACGCTAGCGCCCCATATCCAGACGGGCCGCAACACACCAACTTCTTTGCACATACACGGCGGTCCACAGCCGGGCCTCGGCAGTCCGCAGGGTAACTCCATATACATCCGGCCCTATGTTAGCCAGTCTGGTACGACCCGGCAGAACCAGCAGCAGGGAGGCAGGGCCCAGTACAGCCCCACCTCCCAGCCCCAGCAGCAGATCTACCAGATCTCACACCCCTCCTCCCTGTCTGGCTCCTGGTCCGGCCCTCAGCACGCCTCCTCCTCACATACCTCACAGCACCAGACCCAGGGCCACCAGACCTCTCACGTCTACATGCCGATCAGCTCCCCCACGAATCCCCAGGCGCCCTCCATCCTCCCTGCTGGAAGCCAGGCCTCTTCCTCCGGCGTCTCATcatgctcctcttcctcctcctcctcctctgtcatgCCCACCTCCCTGTCCACCATCAGCCAGTACAACATCCAGAACATCTCCACTGGCCCACGGAAGAATCAGATAGAGATCAAACTTGAATCTCCTCAGAGGAGCAACTCCACAACCACGACTGCAGTGCTGCGGACGGGCAGCGGGCCCCggtcctcctccacttcctcctcctgcccttcctcttcctcctgttcgACCGGGGTGGCTACTGTCCCCACCACCCCTCTCTCCATCGGAGGCCCTGGTCTGAGCCGCAGCCAGCCCACTGTTTACATCTCTGCCAGCCCGCCTACTGCTGCTACCACTCCCTCTGAGGAGGCTGTCGTGGCCTCAGCCGGCTCCCGCTCTCAACCCAAGTTTTACATTTCTGCCAACGCCTCCAGCGACGACAGTGGGGGTAGGAACCCTCCCACAGTCTACATCTCAGCCAACCCTCCATTGCAGGGGCCCTCAGGTGCCAGGAACATGGGGGGCCAAGTGAGCATGGGCCCCGCGTACATCCACCACCATCCACCGAAGTCCCGTGCCTCTCTAGGAGGGGGAGGCCCGGCTTCTTCCCCCCGCGTGGTGGTGACACAGCCCAACACCAAATACACTTTTAAAATCACAGTGTCCCCCAACAAACCCCCTGCTGTGTCCCCTGGAGTCGTGTCCCCTACGTTTGAGCCCAACAACCTCCTCAGCCTTCCCTCAGACCACCACTTCGTGGAGCCAGACCCGCTCCATCTCTCAGACCCGCTGTCGCCACACAGGGAGAGGCCGAGCGAGCCGCGCAGACTCAGCATGGGCTCAGATGATGCAGCATACACACAAG cGTTGTTGGTCCATCAGAAGGCCCGCATGGAGAGGCTGTGGCACGAGCtggagctgaagaagaagaagctggagaAGCTAAAAGAGGAGGTCAACGAGATGGAGAACGACCTGACCAGGAGACGGCTGGAGAGATCCAACTCGGCCTCCCAAATTCCTTCT ATCGAGGAAATGAAGCAGCTGCGATGCAAAAACAGGTTACTGCAGATCGACATTGACTGCCTCACCAAAGAAATTGATCTCCGTCAAACCAGAG GACCACACTTTAATCTTAGTGCAATCCATAATTTTTATGACAACATGGGATTCCTTGGTCCTGTCCCACCCAAACCCAAAG AACCGGGCAGTAAGATTGTGAAGCCCATCGCAGACCAGGAGGAAGACGAGGGGATGCAGTGGAACTGCACCGCCTGCACCTTCCTCAACCACCCCGCCCTCAACCGCTGTGAACAGTGCGATTTCCCGCGTCACTTCTGA
- the tab2 gene encoding TGF-beta-activated kinase 1 and MAP3K7-binding protein 2 isoform X2 codes for MAQGSHQIDIQVLHDLRQKFPEVPEGVVSQCVLQNNNNLDACCEYLSQVSPGYLYSEEGNLGFSDDPGFIRLRNHMTQLNLGLQSQNVHAAPVRDGLRMNGSRTLAHSLSDGPLQKGTAPTTDFFPQDPHTAPVQVPPSINVFGGMEPTRKPQPPQHLGLYPLGGKGSTMGVQQTPRFNPITVTLAPHIQTGRNTPTSLHIHGGPQPGLGSPQGNSIYIRPYVSQSGTTRQNQQQGGRAQYSPTSQPQQQIYQISHPSSLSGSWSGPQHASSSHTSQHQTQGHQTSHVYMPISSPTNPQAPSILPAGSQASSSGVSSCSSSSSSSSVMPTSLSTISQYNIQNISTGPRKNQIEIKLESPQRSNSTTTTAVLRTGSGPRSSSTSSSCPSSSSCSTGVATVPTTPLSIGGPGLSRSQPTVYISASPPTAATTPSEEAVVASAGSRSQPKFYISANASSDDSGGRNPPTVYISANPPLQGPSGARNMGGQVSMGPAYIHHHPPKSRASLGGGGPASSPRVVVTQPNTKYTFKITVSPNKPPAVSPGVVSPTFEPNNLLSLPSDHHFVEPDPLHLSDPLSPHRERPSEPRRLSMGSDDAAYTQALLVHQKARMERLWHELELKKKKLEKLKEEVNEMENDLTRRRLERSNSASQIPSIEEMKQLRCKNRLLQIDIDCLTKEIDLRQTRGPHFNLSAIHNFYDNMGFLGPVPPKPKDRRGCRYNVTSELMMEPSTGPSPPLPLEPGSKIVKPIADQEEDEGMQWNCTACTFLNHPALNRCEQCDFPRHF; via the exons ATGGCCCAGGGAAGCCACCAGATTGACATTCAGGTTTTGCATGACCTGCGCCAGAAGTTCCCTGAAGTCCCAGAGGGTGTTGTGTCCCAGTGTGTTCTGCAG AACAACAACAATTTAGACGCCTGCTGTGAATACTTGTCCCAGGTCAGTCCGGGCTACCTGTACAGCGAAGAAGGAAACCTCGGCTTCTCCGACGATCCCGGCTTCATCAGGCTTCGTAATCACATGACCCAGCTGAACCTGGGCTTGCAGTCTCAGAATGTGCACGCGGCCCCGGTCCGGGACGGCCTGAGAATGAACGGCAGTCGAACTCTGGCCCACAGCCTGAGCGACGGGCCCCTCCAGAAAGGCACGGCCCCCACCACTGACTTCTTTCCGCAGGATCCCCACACAGCCCCAGTGCAGGTGCCCCCCAGCATCAATGTGTTTGGCGGGATGGAGCCCACACGCAAACCGCAGCCTCCACAGCACCTCGGACTCTACCCTCTGGGTGGCAAAGGATCAACTATGGGTGTCCAGCAGACACCGCGCTTCAACCCCATCACCGTGACGCTAGCGCCCCATATCCAGACGGGCCGCAACACACCAACTTCTTTGCACATACACGGCGGTCCACAGCCGGGCCTCGGCAGTCCGCAGGGTAACTCCATATACATCCGGCCCTATGTTAGCCAGTCTGGTACGACCCGGCAGAACCAGCAGCAGGGAGGCAGGGCCCAGTACAGCCCCACCTCCCAGCCCCAGCAGCAGATCTACCAGATCTCACACCCCTCCTCCCTGTCTGGCTCCTGGTCCGGCCCTCAGCACGCCTCCTCCTCACATACCTCACAGCACCAGACCCAGGGCCACCAGACCTCTCACGTCTACATGCCGATCAGCTCCCCCACGAATCCCCAGGCGCCCTCCATCCTCCCTGCTGGAAGCCAGGCCTCTTCCTCCGGCGTCTCATcatgctcctcttcctcctcctcctcctctgtcatgCCCACCTCCCTGTCCACCATCAGCCAGTACAACATCCAGAACATCTCCACTGGCCCACGGAAGAATCAGATAGAGATCAAACTTGAATCTCCTCAGAGGAGCAACTCCACAACCACGACTGCAGTGCTGCGGACGGGCAGCGGGCCCCggtcctcctccacttcctcctcctgcccttcctcttcctcctgttcgACCGGGGTGGCTACTGTCCCCACCACCCCTCTCTCCATCGGAGGCCCTGGTCTGAGCCGCAGCCAGCCCACTGTTTACATCTCTGCCAGCCCGCCTACTGCTGCTACCACTCCCTCTGAGGAGGCTGTCGTGGCCTCAGCCGGCTCCCGCTCTCAACCCAAGTTTTACATTTCTGCCAACGCCTCCAGCGACGACAGTGGGGGTAGGAACCCTCCCACAGTCTACATCTCAGCCAACCCTCCATTGCAGGGGCCCTCAGGTGCCAGGAACATGGGGGGCCAAGTGAGCATGGGCCCCGCGTACATCCACCACCATCCACCGAAGTCCCGTGCCTCTCTAGGAGGGGGAGGCCCGGCTTCTTCCCCCCGCGTGGTGGTGACACAGCCCAACACCAAATACACTTTTAAAATCACAGTGTCCCCCAACAAACCCCCTGCTGTGTCCCCTGGAGTCGTGTCCCCTACGTTTGAGCCCAACAACCTCCTCAGCCTTCCCTCAGACCACCACTTCGTGGAGCCAGACCCGCTCCATCTCTCAGACCCGCTGTCGCCACACAGGGAGAGGCCGAGCGAGCCGCGCAGACTCAGCATGGGCTCAGATGATGCAGCATACACACAAG cGTTGTTGGTCCATCAGAAGGCCCGCATGGAGAGGCTGTGGCACGAGCtggagctgaagaagaagaagctggagaAGCTAAAAGAGGAGGTCAACGAGATGGAGAACGACCTGACCAGGAGACGGCTGGAGAGATCCAACTCGGCCTCCCAAATTCCTTCT ATCGAGGAAATGAAGCAGCTGCGATGCAAAAACAGGTTACTGCAGATCGACATTGACTGCCTCACCAAAGAAATTGATCTCCGTCAAACCAGAG GACCACACTTTAATCTTAGTGCAATCCATAATTTTTATGACAACATGGGATTCCTTGGTCCTGTCCCACCCAAACCCAAAG ACAGGAGAGGATGTAGATATAATGTGACCTCTGAGCTCATGATGGAGCCCTCCACTggtccctcccctcctctcccactTG AACCGGGCAGTAAGATTGTGAAGCCCATCGCAGACCAGGAGGAAGACGAGGGGATGCAGTGGAACTGCACCGCCTGCACCTTCCTCAACCACCCCGCCCTCAACCGCTGTGAACAGTGCGATTTCCCGCGTCACTTCTGA
- the tab2 gene encoding TGF-beta-activated kinase 1 and MAP3K7-binding protein 2 isoform X3 produces MAQGSHQIDIQVLHDLRQKFPEVPEGVVSQCVLQNNNNLDACCEYLSQVSPGYLYSEEGNLGFSDDPGFIRLRNHMTQLNLGLQSQNVHAAPVRDGLRMNGSRTLAHSLSDGPLQKGTAPTTDFFPQDPHTAPVQVPPSINVFGGMEPTRKPQPPQHLGLYPLGGKGSTMGVQQTPRFNPITVTLAPHIQTGRNTPTSLHIHGGPQPGLGSPQGNSIYIRPYVSQSGTTRQNQQQGGRAQYSPTSQPQQQIYQISHPSSLSGSWSGPQHASSSHTSQHQTQGHQTSHVYMPISSPTNPQAPSILPAGSQASSSGVSSCSSSSSSSSVMPTSLSTISQYNIQNISTGPRKNQIEIKLESPQRSNSTTTTAVLRTGSGPRSSSTSSSCPSSSSCSTGVATVPTTPLSIGGPGLSRSQPTVYISASPPTAATTPSEEAVVASAGSRSQPKFYISANASSDDSGGRNPPTVYISANPPLQGPSGARNMGGQVSMGPAYIHHHPPKSRASLGGGGPASSPRVVVTQPNTKYTFKITVSPNKPPAVSPGVVSPTFEPNNLLSLPSDHHFVEPDPLHLSDPLSPHRERPSEPRRLSMGSDDAAYTQALLVHQKARMERLWHELELKKKKLEKLKEEVNEMENDLTRRRLERSNSASQIPSIEEMKQLRCKNRLLQIDIDCLTKEIDLRQTRGPHFNLSAIHNFYDNMGFLGPVPPKPKGTLSIEPGSKIVKPIADQEEDEGMQWNCTACTFLNHPALNRCEQCDFPRHF; encoded by the exons ATGGCCCAGGGAAGCCACCAGATTGACATTCAGGTTTTGCATGACCTGCGCCAGAAGTTCCCTGAAGTCCCAGAGGGTGTTGTGTCCCAGTGTGTTCTGCAG AACAACAACAATTTAGACGCCTGCTGTGAATACTTGTCCCAGGTCAGTCCGGGCTACCTGTACAGCGAAGAAGGAAACCTCGGCTTCTCCGACGATCCCGGCTTCATCAGGCTTCGTAATCACATGACCCAGCTGAACCTGGGCTTGCAGTCTCAGAATGTGCACGCGGCCCCGGTCCGGGACGGCCTGAGAATGAACGGCAGTCGAACTCTGGCCCACAGCCTGAGCGACGGGCCCCTCCAGAAAGGCACGGCCCCCACCACTGACTTCTTTCCGCAGGATCCCCACACAGCCCCAGTGCAGGTGCCCCCCAGCATCAATGTGTTTGGCGGGATGGAGCCCACACGCAAACCGCAGCCTCCACAGCACCTCGGACTCTACCCTCTGGGTGGCAAAGGATCAACTATGGGTGTCCAGCAGACACCGCGCTTCAACCCCATCACCGTGACGCTAGCGCCCCATATCCAGACGGGCCGCAACACACCAACTTCTTTGCACATACACGGCGGTCCACAGCCGGGCCTCGGCAGTCCGCAGGGTAACTCCATATACATCCGGCCCTATGTTAGCCAGTCTGGTACGACCCGGCAGAACCAGCAGCAGGGAGGCAGGGCCCAGTACAGCCCCACCTCCCAGCCCCAGCAGCAGATCTACCAGATCTCACACCCCTCCTCCCTGTCTGGCTCCTGGTCCGGCCCTCAGCACGCCTCCTCCTCACATACCTCACAGCACCAGACCCAGGGCCACCAGACCTCTCACGTCTACATGCCGATCAGCTCCCCCACGAATCCCCAGGCGCCCTCCATCCTCCCTGCTGGAAGCCAGGCCTCTTCCTCCGGCGTCTCATcatgctcctcttcctcctcctcctcctctgtcatgCCCACCTCCCTGTCCACCATCAGCCAGTACAACATCCAGAACATCTCCACTGGCCCACGGAAGAATCAGATAGAGATCAAACTTGAATCTCCTCAGAGGAGCAACTCCACAACCACGACTGCAGTGCTGCGGACGGGCAGCGGGCCCCggtcctcctccacttcctcctcctgcccttcctcttcctcctgttcgACCGGGGTGGCTACTGTCCCCACCACCCCTCTCTCCATCGGAGGCCCTGGTCTGAGCCGCAGCCAGCCCACTGTTTACATCTCTGCCAGCCCGCCTACTGCTGCTACCACTCCCTCTGAGGAGGCTGTCGTGGCCTCAGCCGGCTCCCGCTCTCAACCCAAGTTTTACATTTCTGCCAACGCCTCCAGCGACGACAGTGGGGGTAGGAACCCTCCCACAGTCTACATCTCAGCCAACCCTCCATTGCAGGGGCCCTCAGGTGCCAGGAACATGGGGGGCCAAGTGAGCATGGGCCCCGCGTACATCCACCACCATCCACCGAAGTCCCGTGCCTCTCTAGGAGGGGGAGGCCCGGCTTCTTCCCCCCGCGTGGTGGTGACACAGCCCAACACCAAATACACTTTTAAAATCACAGTGTCCCCCAACAAACCCCCTGCTGTGTCCCCTGGAGTCGTGTCCCCTACGTTTGAGCCCAACAACCTCCTCAGCCTTCCCTCAGACCACCACTTCGTGGAGCCAGACCCGCTCCATCTCTCAGACCCGCTGTCGCCACACAGGGAGAGGCCGAGCGAGCCGCGCAGACTCAGCATGGGCTCAGATGATGCAGCATACACACAAG cGTTGTTGGTCCATCAGAAGGCCCGCATGGAGAGGCTGTGGCACGAGCtggagctgaagaagaagaagctggagaAGCTAAAAGAGGAGGTCAACGAGATGGAGAACGACCTGACCAGGAGACGGCTGGAGAGATCCAACTCGGCCTCCCAAATTCCTTCT ATCGAGGAAATGAAGCAGCTGCGATGCAAAAACAGGTTACTGCAGATCGACATTGACTGCCTCACCAAAGAAATTGATCTCCGTCAAACCAGAG GACCACACTTTAATCTTAGTGCAATCCATAATTTTTATGACAACATGGGATTCCTTGGTCCTGTCCCACCCAAACCCAAAGGTACTTTATCTATTG AACCGGGCAGTAAGATTGTGAAGCCCATCGCAGACCAGGAGGAAGACGAGGGGATGCAGTGGAACTGCACCGCCTGCACCTTCCTCAACCACCCCGCCCTCAACCGCTGTGAACAGTGCGATTTCCCGCGTCACTTCTGA